The nucleotide window TGCTGATATCGGGGATTTGCAATGAAGCTTGTCGCCAAACTTTAGGGAATCCAGGCTTGATTACAAGGATATTTTCAACTGCATTTGGTCGAATCCCAAAAAGACCTTCAACCAGTGAACGAGCCGCCATACCAATGGGGTCCGCAAAGTCTCGGTACAATTCGCCACGAATGGCATCATAATAAGATAGTTGTTGAAACCCTCCTGGAGAGGCGCCCATATACATACTTTCTATTAAGGCGCTCTCCCATAAATTATAAGCTTTTTCAATTCTTCCCCCTTGCCAATAAGACAAAGCAGTGTGCAAATTTTCAGCCAAAGCAACATTGTTAACCGACCAAGTATAGGGCTGCCAATTAGTTGTTGAAACCAATTTTAAATCTTTGGGTGGGAGTCCCTTACCTCTAACCTGTATATGTGGAATTTCGGTATCGATATAACGCAGCGATTGATATGCTTGAAAATCATCTGCAATTTCCTCATCGATACTGTGGTAGATAGTCCAAATTCCGGGTTGATCATGGACCAATTGATTACCTAATAAATCTTTATACTCGGCAAAAACACCTTTATCAGAAAGCCACAGATTTTGTTCAATAGCAGATTTTATATTATTCGACTCATCAATGTATTTTTGTGGATCCTCACCTAGAAGCTCCGCAATGCTAGCGGCCAACAAATTTGCTGAATAATTGTAGGCTGAAGCATAGGTTACGCCACCTCCTGAATATTGCAGTGCATCACTAGCCCAAATTGCAGCATAGGCATCATAAAGTCCATCATTATCCGAATCAAAGTTACGTTTTTCCCACTCCAAGTGACGTTCAACAACTGGCCACATTTGTCTCATAAATTCTAAATCTCCAGTCCATTGATAACCACGTAATAATTGATTTATAAAAACCGAATTCATGTCATAATGATGCGCAATTGTATTGTTGTTCGGTCGTCTACTTATATACCCGCGACTAAACATAGACGTGCCCAACACTTCTTGTTGTCTGGCAAAATTCCTAGAAGAATCTGGCACAACTGGCCCATTTTCGGGCTCTAAAACCTGTGAATTACCATAACTATCGAAATGCAACTTTGCCCTATCATGCCAACCTAAAGGATTCGCAACGTATGCACCTCTCCAAGCATTTAAATGCATACGCCATGCAACGGCACCATGTAAATAGGCAGGAGATTCCCAAATAGCATCTGCCGCAATAGACAGTGCGCCACCTAATGTATTAATAAACGGATCAGGGGTTTTCAAGAGCACCCGACTTCTTAAATCCTGAGCTTTTTGAAGCGCTTCCTTAAACTCAGATTTAATTTTGCCTTGATTCGATTTTGAATCATCACCATCAACTTCAAGTTTCCAAAAGAACTGATCATTTCCATCAATGGTGATTTCGCCGACAATTATCGGCGAGTTTTCAGCCTTTGCTTTTAAGAATACATTAGGATCGACATCTAATTTTGCTTCAGACAATTTTATTTTGGACTCTGGGAAATGGCCTGTTATAGACCTATTATTTCCAGTTTTTTCTTTGTTATTTTCTGAACCAAACTTCAATTTGAAAATATTCTCCAGAATTTTATATTGATTGTTTTTACAATATTCTGGTTGAAGATAAAACACAGACTCAGGGTCAGCCCCTATATCCCCATCGCGATGAAATTTTTTCCCAGAAGCTCCTCCATAAACCCAAATTAGCTCTACATTGTTAGGAAGATCTTTAGTTTCCACTTGCAGAAGCATTCCTTCTGTTGAAGCATGGGCTGCAACAGTAACTTTAATAACTCCGTCGTTGATTAATGAGTCTCTAACTTCATAATCCATAATGCCGGGAATGTATCTGGTTGAAATAGAATCACAACTGCTTAACCATTTGCTTAGCCCAGAATAAGAAATTCCCAATCGAAAATTACCACCCATGCCCGGTAAATAAAGGGCAAATTCTGGTAAATCTCCAGCCTCTACTCTGAAGCCTGTGTTGGTACCATAGAGTGCACGATTAAACTTTCGGTTGCCATTTTTTAAAACAAAACTTTCACCCTCGGGAACATAATGTATTTTCCTCTCTTCTTTATTCTGCGCCCCCAAATTTGGAATAGATAGAAAGAAAATCAATAAAACAATAAGTTTACGTCCTTTCAAAATGCTGTGTTTTTAATCCTATGAGATTCTAACAACTACTTCAGATTAAATATGCTAGTTGATTTTATAGATTACCCTTTGGTTTTTAGCTGAAGTGCGCTGTCATTAATTTCAAATGTGTTGTTTTTTAGAAGCAATATAACTTCAGAACCTGCCAGCAATACTGGTCCATACCCATGGGCAGCGAACACATTTATGGGTCGATAATAATAAAAGGCTGGATCAAAGCCCATTCCGGTTCCTACACAGGTTCCTTCAACCTGACCTTTTTCATTTACTTTAGTAGAGACCGCATTCCAAGCCAATAAAACGGTTGGAGAAAATGCTTGTTTATCAATATAGCCTCTATTGATGGCCCTAGCCATTGCATAAGTGTAAATAGCCGTAGCGGAGGTTTCTAAGTATGTGTCGTTTCGGTCTATTAATTGATGCCAAAATCCAGTGCCGTCTTGATAATGTACCAATCCATTAATATGTGCTCGTAATTGTTTTAAAACATCACTATATCCTTCATGCTCTTTGGGCATCACTTCCAATAGTTCAACTAATGTCATAACAGCCCAACCATTGGCGCGAGCCCAATGAAATTGTGGATGCACCTCCATAGATTGAACCCAACCATGCATATAAAGGTTATTCTGATGATTGAACATTCTTTCTGAAAACTGACGGACCTGCTTTACGGCATCGTCAAAGTATGTATTATCTCCAGTATATTTCCCCATTTGTGCCAAAGCAGGCACACTCATGAATAAATCATCTAACCACAATGTATTAGGTTGCGGCCTATTTCTGGCCAAGGTTCCGTCTGTTAACCGAAATTGTTTATTGCTTATATAATCAATAAAATTGTCAATTAGGGGATTCAAATCCGCTTTTAGGCCAGCTCGCTTTGCTTTAATCATTGCTGCGCAAATTGCGCCAGCATCATCCAAAGCATGTGGACTAAGTGATTGTTTAATAGGTGAAGGATATTGGTTGTCCTCCTTTAATTTTTTTGAATAATATGGTGTGATGTCAGCAAAAAGTTTCAGGCGTTTATTAGTATAATCAGCATACATAGGATTAGCTGTCGCTTCAGTTGCCAATAACATACCTGCATAAGTAACGCCCCATTCATAACTTGTAAGCCTAAAAGATCCTGGTTCAAAAACAGTATTCTCGTTTAGATTATTTAAGCTGGTAATTTCCTTTCCCGAATTCTTATCAATTAATTTATCAGCCGATTCGGCCTCTAGATAGGTATAAACTTTATCAAGGACTTTGGTAACTTCACTGATAGATGGTGGATTATAAGGGGTTGGATATTCGGGTTGTAAGGCATGCAATGGAGATGTAACATCATTTACGGGCTTTTGCCCTGACATATTTAAAGTTTGTGCTGCTGCAAAAAGAAAAAATGCTAGTGCCTTATTAGTAATTTTCATGGTGCCTGCTTTAATTATAAAATTTGTTAGAGATGGATTAACCTCAGAAAACCAATGGTTTAATTAATATAAATGGATTCGTCTAAAGGAATATTATTTGTGTTTTCTTGGACAACCTTTGTACTGTCGTCTATTTTCAATTTTACATTATTAAGTACCCAGTTGGAACTGTAATTTATTTTCCCTGCTGTTTTGGCGTGAATGGACACATTATTTAGCGTAACACTATCAATAATGGATTCCTTCATTCCATTAACATTAATAGCCCTTTGGGCCCCATTAACTTCAATATTATTCAAAACTATATTTCTGAAAGTGGGTATTCCTTTGGAAGGTGGCTCGATTTTTTGTAGCATTTTCTTCCAGTGAATTGGAATTGAATCTTCATTAAAACCCTCTGGAAGTTCAGAATAACTATAACTTGGATTCCAATTCATAGACACTTCCATAAAAGTTCTTACACTATCCATTTTAATATTTTCCATATACACATCTTCAACGGTTCCTCCTCTAGTAGTTGCAGATTTAATATTTAAACCATTTTTTGTCCCCAGGCCTTTAATATTTGAGGCATAAACATGCCGAATGCTCCCAGCTGTTTCACTCCCTAAAGTGAATAAACCAGAACCTTGCCTAGCAATGCAATCTTTTATAACTACATATTCTGTAGGTTGGTTTACTCGTTGTCCATCCCAATCTCGTCCAGCCTTCAAGCAAAAGTTATCATCATTGCAATCTATATCACAATTTTGAACCAATATCCATTTTGATGAATCGATATCAATACCATCTGTACTAGGCCCATGACCTCCAATATTGTTCCGTATGGTTAATCCGTCAACAGTTATATAGCTTGAATAGAGTACTTGAACTGTCCAAAAACCAGCTCGTTGAATATTGAGTTCCTTTAACTGTACATTTTCACTATTTGAAATTAAAAAGGTTCTAGGTCGTTTGGCATCGTAATCTACGATCCAACGCAGCCCACGAGGTTCATAGTCGTTTTTTCGCAAATCCCAATAATAATCCCAAAACACTTTTCCTTGTCCATCAACCAAACCACTACCTTCAATAATGACATTATTTTGATTTCGAACATTTATTAATGCAGCTGGCCAAACCATTTCTACTCCCGCTACCCGAGTATCTATTTCCTTATAGTCCTTAATATCTTCACTGCCCAATAGAACTACTCCAGATGGAATTTCAAATCTTATATTCTCTTTAATAAAAATAGATCCAGATAGGTAATTCCCTTCATTAAAGGTTACCGTTCCTCCTCCATTTTTAGCACATTCGTCAATCGCCCTTTGTATAGCATCCGTGCTTAAAGTCTTACCATCGCCAGTCGCACCAAAGTCGTTTACATAATAAATCGCTTCTGGTATACTAACCTCTTTTGATCCAACTTCATCTATCCATTCAGGTACAGATAAATGTGTTTTTCCTGCCCTTTCCTCAGTCTCGTTTTTTCCATTTTTACAACACCATACTAATGGAATTAGGACGATAAAGGCATATGTTTTAAATTTCATATAATCATTGATTCTTGAGTTGGTTAAGATAGGTCGACCATTAAAAAAATGTGTCCTGTACTATTATGTAGTTAGTTTAAGAAGGGTTTTTCAATAACCTATAACCTAATGGTACAGGATAGTTGAATAACCTGAATAGGATATTTTTAAATCAAAATCCGAGCATGTTGAAATGTAAATTTCTTTTATTCCTTACCCTCTTTCAAATAGCATTTAATGGATATTCTCAACAAGACCAGAATTTTACCAAATCTTTTATATTCAGTAAATACACCAATTCTATTGACACGGCTGTTAAGCAACCTCTGACATACAATGAAGATTTGGGTTATGGCTTCGATTTCGATACTGCTGAAAATGTAAATTTTGAAGCTGATTTTGTAACCACAAAAAGTTCATTTTACTTTTCGGTAAAAGTTCCTGAAGGCAATTACAAAATAGAGGTTGATTTAATAGGAAGCCCAGAAACAACTACCACTATAAAAGCCGAATCTAGACGATTAATGCTAAAGGAGTGGACACCTGCCAAAAAGGAGAATTTGCAATTTTCATTTTCAGTAAATGTAAGAATCCCTAAAATATCCGATGAAAAAAGTATTGCCATTAAGGCGAGAGATAGCAATCAATTAAACTGGGACAATAAACTAACATTGGAATTTTTGGGCCAACCAAAAGTGAAAAAAATTAAAATTGTTTCAGACCCTAGCGCTAAAACAATCTTTTTGGCAGGCGACTCAACTGTAACTGATCAAGATTTAGAGCCATGGGCATCATGGGGTCAATTTATTACCAATTATTTTACTGAAGAAGTGGTGATAGCAAACTATGCAGAATCTGGTGCTTCATTAAGATCTTTTAAGGCAACAAATAGGTTTTCAAAAATTTTAGAAACTATGAGGCCAGGTGACTATCTCTTTATTGAATTTGGCCATAACGATGAAAAAATTAAAGGAGAAGGTAATGGAGCTTGGGGTCTATATAGCAATTTATTGAGAGAATTTACAAAAGAGTTTCAAGAGAGAAATGGAAAAGTAATCTTACTCACTCCAACTCAACGACGGGCCTTTAACGCGAATGGATCATTAATGGATACCCATGGAGATTTCCCAAAAGCTGTGCGACTAGCTGCAAAGGATATGGAAATTCCTCTTATAGATTTAACACATTTTACAACTCAAATGTATAATGCGTGGGGAGATGAGGGCTCCCGCAAAGCCTTTGTTCAATATGCTGCCAATACCTTCCCCGGACAAACTGAGACCCTAGAAGATAATACTCATTTTAATAGTTTCGGAGCTAATGAAATTGCGAGGGTGGTGGTTCAGGAAATTAAGAACCAGCATCTAGAGATCGAAGGTTATTTAAGAGATGCCATTCCAGCATACGATTCGAAAAAACCCAATAGTTTTAATAAATGGACGCTACCAATGAGTCCAAGATTTGAAAGTAAAAAACCAGATGGAAATTAACTCCCAACAAAAATATCACTTAGTGAAACTGCTTGTAATTGCAATAAGTTCCCTCACTTATTTACAAGGATTCTCCCAAGAAACTGAAATAAAATACCTCTCTGGCACAGATTTCAAAAACCCTGTTAGTTGGGAATTCATGTGTTCCGATGGACGAAATAGTAATGTTTGGACCTCAATTAATGTGCCTTCGAATTGGGAATTGGAAGGGTTCGGAGAATATACATATGGTAGATGGTATAAAGAATTGAATGAAAAAGAGCCAAGTAAAGAAGAGGGATTTTATAGGTATGAATTCGATATACCCTCAGAATATAAAGGAAAAAATATAACAATTGTTTTTGGTGGTGCAATGACTGATACGGAAGTTAAGATCAATGGAAAGCTTGCTGGGCCAATTCACCAAGGCGGATTCTATGAATTTAAATACGACATCACCAAACTTTTAAACTACGGCAAGCAAAACATTTTGGAAGTTAAGGTTTCAAAACATAGCAACAATGAAACTGTAAATAACGCCGAAAGAAAAACTGATTGGTGGTTGTTTGGAGGGATTTATAGACCTGTGTGGTTAGAAATAAATCCTTTTTCCTACATAAAACATGTGGCCGTTGATGCGAAAATGGATGGTTCCCTTACGGCAGATTTAGAATTAGTAAATATTCCAAACAATACAGAGATTCAAGCTGTTATTATCCCATTGGAAGGATCTGCGGAATTTCAATCATTTCAATTCCCAATAAACAGTAAAGCCAACTCAACTTCAATAAAGGCAAAATGGGAAGGAATAAAATCTTGGAATCCAGAATCACCTGATTTATACACCTTGGAATTACAACTTAAACAAGGAAGCAAAATCCTTCATAAATATTCTACTCGAATTGGTTTTAGAACATTAGAGTTCTTGAAAAAAGATGGAATATATGTTAATGGAAAAAAGATTTTAATGAAGGGTATAAATAGGCATTCCATTTGGCCTGAATCTGGCAGAAGCACCGATAAGGAAATCAGCATAATGGATGTTAACCTACTTAAGGATATGAATATGAATGCCGTGCGTTTTCATTATCCTCCCGATGACCATTTTCTGGAAGTCTGCGATTCTTTAGGCCTCTTTGTTCTAGATGAGTTGGCTGGTTGGCAGAATGGCTATGATACTGAAACAGGCACGAAACTAATTAAAGAAATGGTGCAAAGGGATGTTAACCATCCCTCAGTTATAATTTGGGACCATGGCAATGAAGGCGGGTGGAATTATGAAATTGACGATGTTTTTCACCAATTTGATCCACAAAAGCGAATAGTGATTCATCCTTGGGCAGATTTTAATGGTTGGGATACTCATCATTATCCCACCTATTTAACAGGAATGCATCGTTTTAACAATGGAGAAAATGTCTTTTTCCCGACAGAGTTTATGCATGGAACTTATGATAATGGT belongs to Aegicerativicinus sediminis and includes:
- a CDS encoding DUF4450 domain-containing protein, whose amino-acid sequence is MKGRKLIVLLIFFLSIPNLGAQNKEERKIHYVPEGESFVLKNGNRKFNRALYGTNTGFRVEAGDLPEFALYLPGMGGNFRLGISYSGLSKWLSSCDSISTRYIPGIMDYEVRDSLINDGVIKVTVAAHASTEGMLLQVETKDLPNNVELIWVYGGASGKKFHRDGDIGADPESVFYLQPEYCKNNQYKILENIFKLKFGSENNKEKTGNNRSITGHFPESKIKLSEAKLDVDPNVFLKAKAENSPIIVGEITIDGNDQFFWKLEVDGDDSKSNQGKIKSEFKEALQKAQDLRSRVLLKTPDPFINTLGGALSIAADAIWESPAYLHGAVAWRMHLNAWRGAYVANPLGWHDRAKLHFDSYGNSQVLEPENGPVVPDSSRNFARQQEVLGTSMFSRGYISRRPNNNTIAHHYDMNSVFINQLLRGYQWTGDLEFMRQMWPVVERHLEWEKRNFDSDNDGLYDAYAAIWASDALQYSGGGVTYASAYNYSANLLAASIAELLGEDPQKYIDESNNIKSAIEQNLWLSDKGVFAEYKDLLGNQLVHDQPGIWTIYHSIDEEIADDFQAYQSLRYIDTEIPHIQVRGKGLPPKDLKLVSTTNWQPYTWSVNNVALAENLHTALSYWQGGRIEKAYNLWESALIESMYMGASPGGFQQLSYYDAIRGELYRDFADPIGMAARSLVEGLFGIRPNAVENILVIKPGFPKVWRQASLQIPDISIAFQEKKDVSEYKIESNFDKQFDLQLEVNVFKRGVESVIINGKQVEWDFDETAIGCPKIIIRSPYQNTYNIQINWTEGDIEQPRFEFNGQQGDEKLFSTETAEILDVYNPQSAISVIDKSQNRLKFKIESMEGHKTMFVQLKQNGMLWWQPIHLDVTNEKIESRFQDWDELIPKTVTFETVDLKQIFNSKVTDIFNQEYANPRPNSPSLQLPTQGVGNWCYPYIKPEIDDSGLRQKAGNSNIIFSPQNIPFKTPSSKNSMNIAFVSQWDNFPNQIEIDLLGKASHAYFMLAGTTNPMQSRIVNGEIVVQYTDGSSEILALKNPENWWPIEQDYFTNGLAFTTDAPKPPRVYFKTGEITRDFNDFISIKGFSDFGIDGGAGTILDLPLDSNKTLKKLELRSIANEVIIGLMAITLVRE
- a CDS encoding glycoside hydrolase family 88/105 protein, giving the protein MKITNKALAFFLFAAAQTLNMSGQKPVNDVTSPLHALQPEYPTPYNPPSISEVTKVLDKVYTYLEAESADKLIDKNSGKEITSLNNLNENTVFEPGSFRLTSYEWGVTYAGMLLATEATANPMYADYTNKRLKLFADITPYYSKKLKEDNQYPSPIKQSLSPHALDDAGAICAAMIKAKRAGLKADLNPLIDNFIDYISNKQFRLTDGTLARNRPQPNTLWLDDLFMSVPALAQMGKYTGDNTYFDDAVKQVRQFSERMFNHQNNLYMHGWVQSMEVHPQFHWARANGWAVMTLVELLEVMPKEHEGYSDVLKQLRAHINGLVHYQDGTGFWHQLIDRNDTYLETSATAIYTYAMARAINRGYIDKQAFSPTVLLAWNAVSTKVNEKGQVEGTCVGTGMGFDPAFYYYRPINVFAAHGYGPVLLAGSEVILLLKNNTFEINDSALQLKTKG
- a CDS encoding glycoside hydrolase family 28 protein, whose protein sequence is MKFKTYAFIVLIPLVWCCKNGKNETEERAGKTHLSVPEWIDEVGSKEVSIPEAIYYVNDFGATGDGKTLSTDAIQRAIDECAKNGGGTVTFNEGNYLSGSIFIKENIRFEIPSGVVLLGSEDIKDYKEIDTRVAGVEMVWPAALINVRNQNNVIIEGSGLVDGQGKVFWDYYWDLRKNDYEPRGLRWIVDYDAKRPRTFLISNSENVQLKELNIQRAGFWTVQVLYSSYITVDGLTIRNNIGGHGPSTDGIDIDSSKWILVQNCDIDCNDDNFCLKAGRDWDGQRVNQPTEYVVIKDCIARQGSGLFTLGSETAGSIRHVYASNIKGLGTKNGLNIKSATTRGGTVEDVYMENIKMDSVRTFMEVSMNWNPSYSYSELPEGFNEDSIPIHWKKMLQKIEPPSKGIPTFRNIVLNNIEVNGAQRAINVNGMKESIIDSVTLNNVSIHAKTAGKINYSSNWVLNNVKLKIDDSTKVVQENTNNIPLDESIYIN
- a CDS encoding rhamnogalacturonan acetylesterase, producing MLKCKFLLFLTLFQIAFNGYSQQDQNFTKSFIFSKYTNSIDTAVKQPLTYNEDLGYGFDFDTAENVNFEADFVTTKSSFYFSVKVPEGNYKIEVDLIGSPETTTTIKAESRRLMLKEWTPAKKENLQFSFSVNVRIPKISDEKSIAIKARDSNQLNWDNKLTLEFLGQPKVKKIKIVSDPSAKTIFLAGDSTVTDQDLEPWASWGQFITNYFTEEVVIANYAESGASLRSFKATNRFSKILETMRPGDYLFIEFGHNDEKIKGEGNGAWGLYSNLLREFTKEFQERNGKVILLTPTQRRAFNANGSLMDTHGDFPKAVRLAAKDMEIPLIDLTHFTTQMYNAWGDEGSRKAFVQYAANTFPGQTETLEDNTHFNSFGANEIARVVVQEIKNQHLEIEGYLRDAIPAYDSKKPNSFNKWTLPMSPRFESKKPDGN
- a CDS encoding glycoside hydrolase family 2 TIM barrel-domain containing protein, with protein sequence MKLLVIAISSLTYLQGFSQETEIKYLSGTDFKNPVSWEFMCSDGRNSNVWTSINVPSNWELEGFGEYTYGRWYKELNEKEPSKEEGFYRYEFDIPSEYKGKNITIVFGGAMTDTEVKINGKLAGPIHQGGFYEFKYDITKLLNYGKQNILEVKVSKHSNNETVNNAERKTDWWLFGGIYRPVWLEINPFSYIKHVAVDAKMDGSLTADLELVNIPNNTEIQAVIIPLEGSAEFQSFQFPINSKANSTSIKAKWEGIKSWNPESPDLYTLELQLKQGSKILHKYSTRIGFRTLEFLKKDGIYVNGKKILMKGINRHSIWPESGRSTDKEISIMDVNLLKDMNMNAVRFHYPPDDHFLEVCDSLGLFVLDELAGWQNGYDTETGTKLIKEMVQRDVNHPSVIIWDHGNEGGWNYEIDDVFHQFDPQKRIVIHPWADFNGWDTHHYPTYLTGMHRFNNGENVFFPTEFMHGTYDNGIGAGLKDFWERYSKSPLFAGGFIWAMLDEAVLRSDWSGDEKYDSKGNLAADGVLGPHREKEGSFFAVKEIWAPIQFQPKSITSTFDGSFFIKNDYIYTNLKDCSMSYRVFKIEENALYSDKTSKVIASNFIKLENIIPGETRRIHFDLPQNFFEGDWLEINAKDKFGREIYTWTWPIHRAPDLTQKLLLKDGPNKKVSVTKNATNVTLTNGDIKIVLNSISGELGEVTNRNGKIPFANGPKPVGMKAKVKGVTIEETNQGAICSFNYAGGITTANWTLFNDGRLKLELVFLKDAGRNNGFDGAFFEGSISAFGVSFDFPEEGVKNFKWLGNGPYHVWKNRISGTEFGLWEKDYNNTITGESFENLIYPEFKGYHTNFIGGSLNTERGSIRFFSEQDNLFLRLFTPDFPKKDVSQVFPQPEFPIGDISFLYEIPAMRAFKPLEHQGPESQPTNIRIKNGDDGIPMVIWFDFRDN